One genomic window of Leptospira paudalimensis includes the following:
- a CDS encoding glycoside hydrolase family 57 protein yields MNHSIKGHLVFVLHAHLPFVRHPGYDTPFIEENWLNEAILETYIPLIRVFRNLKKESVRIRITMSFTPTLSQMLVDPYLQNQFRKYIKNLISLAGHETKRTKSDPHLHYLATRYLEHFLDTESIFEEANGDLTKLFLPFIESGELEAMTSPATHAFLPFYDSEKSVFRSQLKNGRRTFRRIWGRDPKGIWLSECGYTESLEEELDREGFRYFFVDTHGITHASPRPKFGVYAPVEVGYGVFAFGRDPESSKQVWSSIDGYPGDFRYREYYRDIGHDLPWEDISPYLHSNGIRINTSIKYYRITGKTGDKAYYHPDWAMEACGNHAEDFLRNRIKQAEHLFATNKQPSVVVSPYDAELYGHWWYEGPQFIEFLFKKIHFNQNTIQLSHPLEAARALPRVQSVEMKMSSWGENGYGDVWLNETNDWIYPLIHDLSIRMHKRVHEFGSGTETQIRILKQMGRELLLLQSSDWAFIMKTGTMVEYAVRRTNVHTNLFLTLEAMLTGPIDLTVLEAAEAENNAFPDIRPEDFC; encoded by the coding sequence ATGAACCATTCGATCAAGGGGCATTTGGTTTTTGTATTACATGCCCACCTACCATTCGTTAGACACCCTGGTTATGACACTCCTTTTATTGAAGAAAATTGGTTAAACGAAGCCATCCTCGAAACCTATATCCCTCTGATTCGTGTGTTTCGTAATTTAAAAAAAGAATCAGTTCGGATTCGGATTACCATGTCGTTTACACCGACACTCTCACAAATGTTAGTGGACCCGTATTTACAAAATCAATTCCGTAAGTACATCAAAAACCTGATCTCACTTGCAGGTCACGAAACCAAACGAACAAAGTCGGATCCGCATTTACACTATTTGGCAACAAGGTATCTGGAACATTTTTTAGATACGGAATCAATCTTCGAGGAAGCTAACGGAGATTTGACGAAATTGTTTTTGCCGTTTATCGAATCGGGTGAACTCGAAGCGATGACAAGCCCTGCCACTCACGCCTTTTTACCATTTTATGATTCTGAAAAGTCGGTCTTTCGTTCCCAATTGAAAAATGGACGCAGGACTTTTCGTAGGATTTGGGGTAGGGACCCAAAAGGGATTTGGCTATCGGAATGTGGTTATACGGAATCATTAGAAGAGGAACTCGATCGAGAGGGCTTTCGTTATTTTTTTGTGGACACACATGGCATTACGCATGCAAGCCCAAGACCCAAGTTTGGAGTCTATGCACCCGTGGAAGTGGGGTATGGTGTTTTTGCATTTGGCCGAGACCCCGAGAGTAGCAAACAAGTATGGAGTTCGATCGATGGATACCCTGGGGACTTCCGTTACCGAGAATACTACCGTGACATCGGTCATGACCTTCCTTGGGAAGATATCTCTCCTTACCTTCATTCGAATGGGATCCGCATCAATACGAGTATCAAATACTACCGCATCACAGGAAAAACGGGGGACAAAGCATACTACCACCCTGATTGGGCAATGGAAGCTTGTGGAAACCATGCTGAAGATTTTTTACGCAATCGAATCAAACAAGCAGAACATTTGTTTGCAACAAACAAACAACCGTCAGTGGTAGTTTCTCCGTATGACGCCGAGTTATATGGTCACTGGTGGTATGAAGGCCCACAGTTCATCGAATTTTTATTTAAAAAAATCCACTTCAACCAAAACACCATCCAACTTTCCCACCCACTGGAAGCGGCACGTGCGTTACCAAGGGTACAATCTGTGGAAATGAAGATGTCGAGTTGGGGGGAAAATGGGTATGGTGATGTTTGGTTAAATGAAACCAATGATTGGATTTATCCCCTCATCCATGACCTTAGCATTCGGATGCACAAACGAGTTCATGAATTTGGATCAGGAACAGAAACACAAATCCGCATCCTAAAACAAATGGGAAGGGAACTCCTACTCTTACAAAGTAGTGACTGGGCCTTCATCATGAAAACGGGAACCATGGTGGAGTATGCGGTCCGTCGTACCAATGTGCACACCAATTTGTTTCTCACTCTCGAGGCTATGCTCACAGGTCCCATTGACCTGACCGTTCTCGAGGCTGCCGAAGCCGAAAATAATGCCTTCCCGGACATCAGACCGGAAGATTTTTGCTAG